Proteins from a single region of Pseudomonas quebecensis:
- a CDS encoding PhoH family protein: MDDHGRNPSSDQPILYVLDTNVLIHDPNALLNFEEHHVAIPMIVLEELDKLKSGHHSVAAECRQAIRLIDKTLGEASPDDVEVGVPIQRGKSGPKGLLSILMSKRNEPNSLLPENLNDNKIINQLIDLHARDKDLRVVLVTKDINMRLKARACGIAAEDYSTDQLVDDVSMLSRGYHMMTGSFWDRVSKVETRQDHGRTWHQVQLTDNLPAVHINEFIVDEQGFVGWIKEIQVDKLLILDLHQEPLLHQEAWGLKPRDIYQSLALYALLDPDIHLVNLTGAAGSGKTILALAAAIEQTMVTKRYRRIIATRSVQGLDQEIGFLPGTEAEKMEPWLGAITDNLEALHMDDENTHGSVDYILSKVPLQFKSLNYIRGRSFQQSLILIDECQNLTPHQMKTIITRAGAGSKVVCLGNLAQIDTPYLSATSSGLTYLTERFKDFPNGVHIALQGVPRSILAEYAESHL; encoded by the coding sequence ATGGATGATCATGGACGTAACCCTTCTTCCGACCAGCCAATCCTTTACGTGCTTGATACCAACGTATTGATCCACGATCCAAACGCACTGCTCAATTTCGAAGAACACCACGTCGCTATCCCGATGATCGTGCTTGAGGAGCTCGATAAACTCAAAAGCGGCCACCACAGCGTTGCCGCCGAATGCCGCCAGGCCATCCGCCTGATCGACAAGACATTGGGCGAAGCTTCGCCCGACGACGTTGAGGTCGGTGTGCCGATCCAGCGCGGCAAAAGCGGGCCCAAGGGCTTGCTGTCGATTCTGATGAGCAAGCGCAACGAACCCAACAGCCTGCTGCCGGAAAACCTCAACGACAACAAGATCATCAATCAGCTGATCGATCTGCACGCGCGTGACAAGGACCTGCGCGTGGTGCTGGTGACCAAAGACATCAATATGCGCCTCAAGGCCCGCGCGTGCGGGATCGCGGCCGAGGACTACAGCACCGACCAACTGGTCGACGACGTGTCGATGCTCTCCCGTGGTTATCACATGATGACCGGCTCCTTCTGGGACCGCGTCAGCAAGGTCGAAACCCGCCAGGACCATGGCCGCACCTGGCATCAGGTTCAGCTCACCGATAACCTGCCGGCTGTGCATATCAATGAATTCATTGTCGATGAGCAGGGTTTTGTGGGCTGGATCAAAGAGATCCAGGTCGACAAGCTGCTGATCCTCGACCTGCATCAGGAGCCTCTGTTGCACCAGGAAGCCTGGGGCCTGAAACCGCGTGACATCTATCAAAGCCTGGCGCTGTATGCGCTGCTCGACCCGGACATTCACCTGGTCAACCTGACGGGCGCTGCCGGTTCCGGTAAAACCATCCTCGCCCTGGCTGCCGCCATCGAGCAGACCATGGTGACCAAGCGCTATCGCCGTATCATCGCCACCCGCAGCGTGCAGGGCCTGGACCAGGAAATCGGTTTCCTGCCCGGTACCGAGGCGGAGAAAATGGAACCGTGGCTGGGGGCGATCACCGACAACCTCGAAGCCTTGCACATGGATGACGAAAACACCCATGGCAGCGTCGACTACATCCTCAGCAAAGTGCCGTTGCAGTTCAAATCCCTCAACTACATCCGAGGTCGCAGCTTCCAGCAGAGCCTGATTTTGATCGACGAATGCCAGAACCTTACGCCGCACCAGATGAAAACCATCATCACCCGTGCCGGCGCCGGTTCCAAAGTGGTGTGCCTGGGCAACCTGGCACAGATCGACACCCCTTACCTGTCCGCGACCAGTTCCGGGCTGACTTACCTGACCGAGCGCTTCAAGGATTTCCCGAACGGCGTGCACATTGCGCTGCAAGGGGTGCCTCGCTCGATTCTTGCCGAATACGCCGAATCCCATCTCTAA
- a CDS encoding polysaccharide deacetylase family protein, giving the protein MRIALLLSAGLLCMSAQAASVDVASLDRGTWPEKLTSPALFDVGSRAEILMFAHSLLASETQDDAALKQRLGLKIINLAAINDLRRELWRRLLENYSVAQQSCEVDASFCYLVENMDDLREEAGKFEVSANSFYIDWAAPSHAFHERYLDELLRKAALFPQIGSEVARFGEHERNGDEFNDRLFLLTFDGGPAPVTGNTDWLADYLRKQKMNGIFFVLGSSLQTRLERSSAADVQALYQGQCVGTQGWQYRSHSHWVDWQSSITRSAALAQNLMPENYVPLFRPPYGQRRADSQGFFQSQGLQVALWDIDSQDEPGRLKAQESAQRVLTLMLLWRKGVIVFHDTQDKARVALPWLLQATAQSGLGWQDCREAF; this is encoded by the coding sequence GTGCGAATAGCGCTTTTATTGTCCGCTGGTCTGTTGTGCATGAGCGCTCAGGCGGCGTCGGTGGACGTCGCCAGCCTGGACCGTGGCACCTGGCCCGAAAAGCTCACCAGCCCGGCATTGTTCGATGTGGGCTCGCGTGCCGAAATCCTGATGTTTGCTCACAGCCTGCTGGCCAGCGAAACTCAGGATGACGCCGCGCTCAAGCAGCGGCTGGGGCTGAAGATCATCAACCTAGCGGCCATCAACGATCTGCGTCGTGAACTGTGGCGGCGCCTGCTGGAGAATTACAGCGTGGCCCAGCAGAGCTGCGAGGTGGATGCCTCCTTCTGCTATCTGGTGGAAAACATGGACGACCTGCGCGAAGAGGCCGGCAAGTTCGAGGTCAGCGCAAACTCCTTCTATATAGATTGGGCTGCCCCCAGTCATGCCTTCCATGAGCGCTACCTGGACGAGTTGCTGCGCAAGGCCGCGCTGTTTCCGCAGATCGGCAGCGAAGTCGCGCGCTTCGGCGAACATGAGCGCAATGGCGATGAATTCAATGACCGTTTGTTCCTGCTGACCTTCGACGGCGGCCCCGCGCCTGTCACCGGCAACACTGATTGGCTCGCCGACTATCTGCGCAAACAGAAGATGAACGGGATTTTCTTTGTCCTCGGCAGCAGCCTGCAGACCCGCCTGGAGCGCAGCTCCGCCGCCGATGTGCAGGCGTTGTACCAAGGCCAGTGCGTGGGCACCCAGGGCTGGCAGTACCGCTCCCACAGCCACTGGGTGGACTGGCAAAGTTCGATTACCCGCAGCGCTGCACTGGCGCAGAACCTGATGCCGGAAAACTATGTGCCACTGTTTCGCCCACCTTATGGTCAGCGTCGCGCGGACAGCCAGGGGTTCTTCCAGTCACAGGGCTTGCAGGTGGCGTTGTGGGACATCGATTCCCAGGATGAACCGGGCAGGCTCAAGGCACAAGAATCGGCGCAGCGCGTGCTCACGCTGATGTTGTTGTGGCGCAAAGGGGTGATTGTGTTTCATGACACGCAGGACAAGGCGCGGGTGGCGTTGCCCTGGTTGTTGCAGGCAACGGCGCAGAGCGGGCTCGGCTGGCAGGACTGTCGCGAAGCGTTTTGA
- the yaaA gene encoding peroxide stress protein YaaA, giving the protein MLMVISPAKTLDFESKPVTARFTQPQYLDHSQELIEQLRQFSPAQISELMHVSDKIGGLNAARFGSWTPAFTPENAKQALLAFKGDVYTGLNADTFSDADFSYAQDHLRMLSGLYGLLRPLDLMMPYRLEMGTKLANARGKDLYAFWGTRISEWLNEALAAQGDDVLLNLASNEYFSAVKRTALNARIINTEFKDLKNGQYKIISFYAKKARGMMSRFVIEERINDPAKLKEFDVQGYRFNAQQSKPDNLVFLRDHAPQ; this is encoded by the coding sequence ATGCTGATGGTGATTTCCCCCGCCAAAACCCTCGATTTCGAGTCAAAGCCGGTCACTGCGCGCTTCACCCAGCCGCAGTACCTGGACCACTCACAGGAACTGATCGAGCAACTGCGCCAGTTCAGCCCGGCGCAGATCAGCGAATTGATGCACGTCTCCGACAAGATCGGCGGCCTCAACGCCGCGCGTTTCGGCAGCTGGACACCGGCCTTTACGCCCGAAAATGCCAAGCAGGCCCTGCTGGCGTTCAAAGGCGACGTGTACACCGGCCTCAACGCCGACACCTTCAGCGACGCCGACTTCAGCTACGCCCAGGACCACCTGCGCATGCTCTCGGGCCTGTACGGCCTGCTGCGCCCGCTGGACCTGATGATGCCGTATCGCCTGGAGATGGGCACCAAGCTGGCCAACGCTCGTGGCAAGGACCTGTACGCCTTCTGGGGTACGCGGATCAGCGAATGGCTCAATGAAGCCCTCGCCGCGCAAGGTGATGATGTGCTGCTCAACCTGGCGTCCAACGAGTACTTCTCGGCGGTCAAACGCACGGCCCTGAACGCCCGGATCATCAATACCGAGTTCAAGGACCTGAAAAACGGCCAGTACAAGATCATCAGTTTCTACGCGAAAAAAGCGCGGGGCATGATGAGCCGCTTCGTGATCGAAGAACGCATCAACGACCCGGCCAAGCTTAAGGAGTTTGATGTACAGGGCTACCGCTTCAATGCGCAGCAGTCCAAACCGGACAACCTGGTGTTCCTGCGCGATCATGCACCGCAATAA
- a CDS encoding nucleotide sugar dehydrogenase produces MRISIFGLGYVGAVCAGCLSARGHEVVGVDISKEKIDLINAGKSPIVEPGLGELLSQGIQTGRLRGTTNFAEAIRDTDLSMICVGTPSKKNGDLELNYIESVCREIGFVLRDKTTRHTIVVRSTVLPGTVANVVIPILEDCSGKKAGVDFGVAVNPEFLRESTAIADYDLPPMTVIGEFDKASGDVLQSLYEELDAPIIRKDIAVAEMIKYTCNVWHATKVTFANEIGNIAKAVGVDGREVMEVVCQDKTLNLSQYYMRPGFAFGGSCLPKDVRALTYRAGSLDVEAPLLNSLMRSNESQVQNAFDIVAGHDKRKVALLGLSFKAGTDDLRESPLVELAEMLIGKGYDLSIYDSNVEYARVHGANKDYIEGKIPHVSSLLNSDFDDVINNSDVIILGNRDEKFRALAHNAPDGKQVVDLVGFMSKATSVSGRTEGICW; encoded by the coding sequence ATGCGCATCAGCATATTTGGTTTGGGTTACGTTGGCGCTGTCTGTGCCGGTTGCCTGTCTGCCCGTGGCCACGAAGTAGTCGGCGTGGACATTTCCAAGGAAAAGATCGACCTGATCAACGCCGGCAAATCGCCAATCGTTGAACCGGGTCTGGGCGAATTGTTGAGCCAGGGTATCCAAACGGGTCGACTGCGCGGCACCACCAACTTCGCCGAAGCCATCCGCGATACCGACCTGTCGATGATTTGCGTCGGCACGCCAAGCAAGAAAAACGGCGACCTGGAACTCAACTACATCGAGTCGGTATGCCGCGAGATCGGTTTTGTTCTGCGTGACAAGACCACCCGCCACACCATCGTGGTGCGCAGCACCGTGCTGCCGGGCACCGTGGCCAACGTTGTGATCCCGATCCTGGAAGACTGCTCCGGCAAGAAAGCCGGCGTCGACTTCGGCGTCGCGGTCAACCCGGAATTCCTGCGTGAATCCACCGCCATCGCCGACTACGACCTGCCACCGATGACCGTCATCGGCGAGTTCGACAAAGCCTCCGGCGATGTCCTGCAGTCGCTGTACGAAGAACTCGATGCACCGATCATCCGCAAGGACATCGCCGTTGCCGAGATGATCAAGTACACCTGCAACGTGTGGCACGCCACCAAGGTCACCTTCGCCAACGAGATCGGCAACATTGCCAAGGCCGTCGGCGTCGACGGTCGCGAAGTGATGGAAGTGGTCTGCCAGGACAAGACCCTCAACCTGTCCCAGTACTACATGCGTCCAGGCTTCGCGTTCGGCGGCTCGTGCCTGCCCAAGGACGTGCGTGCCCTGACCTACCGCGCCGGCTCCCTGGACGTGGAAGCACCGCTGCTCAACTCGCTGATGCGCAGTAACGAGTCCCAGGTGCAGAACGCCTTCGACATCGTCGCCGGCCACGACAAGCGCAAAGTCGCCCTGCTGGGCCTGAGCTTCAAGGCCGGTACCGACGACCTGCGCGAAAGCCCGCTGGTAGAGCTGGCCGAAATGCTGATCGGCAAGGGCTACGACCTGAGCATCTACGACAGCAACGTCGAGTACGCCCGTGTCCACGGCGCGAACAAGGACTACATCGAAGGCAAGATCCCGCACGTGTCGTCCCTGCTCAACTCGGACTTCGACGATGTGATCAACAACTCCGACGTGATCATCCTGGGCAACCGCGACGAGAAGTTCCGCGCCCTGGCCCATAACGCGCCGGACGGCAAGCAAGTGGTCGACCTGGTGGGCTTCATGTCCAAGGCCACCAGCGTGAGCGGCCGCACTGAAGGCATTTGTTGGTAA
- the alg8 gene encoding mannuronan synthase: MQRLNQATGWLVFLALLALLALALPASTFDSESKNFIFLIGAVGIWRYSMGATHFFRGMLFLYVVYPHLRRKVRKLGKAADPSHVFLMVTSFRIDALTTAQVYSSVIREAIDCGFPTTVVCSLVEMSDELLVKSLWEKMNPPEHVKLDFVRIAGTGKRDGLAFGFRAISRHLPDDRAVVAVIDGDTVLAEGVVRKTVPWFQLFGNVGGLTTNEFCEVRGGYIMSEWHKLRFAQRHINMCSMALSKRVLTMTGRMSVFRASVVTDPGFIADVESDSLQHWRLGRFKFLTGDDKSSWFSLMRLGYDTFYVPDAAINTVEHPPEKSFIKASRKLMFRWYGNNLRQNSRALGLGVRRLGLFTSIVLFDQRVSMWTSLLGLTVAIIATFKYGGAFILAYLLWIGITRLILTLLLSCSGHKIGPAYPLILYYNQIMGALVKIYVFFRLDQQSWTRQDTKLTRDLASFQRWFNTWSSRTMTFSAGSIFVAVLLMMV, translated from the coding sequence ATGCAACGGTTAAACCAAGCCACTGGCTGGCTAGTATTTCTGGCGCTTTTAGCGCTTCTAGCTCTGGCTTTGCCAGCCAGCACATTCGACTCCGAGTCGAAGAATTTTATTTTCCTGATTGGCGCCGTCGGTATCTGGCGCTACTCGATGGGTGCTACGCATTTCTTTCGCGGCATGCTGTTCCTGTATGTGGTCTACCCGCACCTGCGCCGCAAAGTCCGCAAGCTGGGCAAGGCCGCCGACCCGTCCCATGTGTTCCTGATGGTCACCAGTTTCCGCATCGATGCGCTGACCACCGCGCAGGTGTACAGCTCGGTGATTCGCGAAGCGATCGACTGTGGCTTCCCGACCACGGTGGTCTGCTCGCTGGTGGAGATGTCCGATGAGCTGCTGGTCAAGAGCCTTTGGGAAAAGATGAACCCACCGGAACACGTCAAGCTCGACTTCGTGCGTATCGCCGGCACCGGTAAGCGCGACGGCCTGGCCTTTGGTTTCCGTGCCATTTCGCGTCACTTGCCGGATGACCGCGCGGTCGTGGCGGTGATCGACGGCGACACCGTGCTCGCCGAAGGCGTTGTGCGCAAGACCGTGCCGTGGTTCCAGCTGTTCGGCAACGTCGGCGGCCTCACCACCAACGAGTTCTGCGAAGTGCGCGGCGGTTACATCATGAGCGAATGGCACAAGCTGCGGTTCGCCCAACGCCACATCAACATGTGCTCCATGGCCCTGTCCAAGCGCGTACTGACCATGACCGGTCGCATGTCGGTGTTCCGTGCGAGTGTGGTCACCGACCCGGGCTTTATCGCCGACGTGGAAAGCGACTCGCTGCAGCACTGGCGCCTGGGCCGCTTCAAGTTCCTCACCGGTGATGACAAGTCCAGCTGGTTCAGCCTGATGCGCCTGGGCTACGACACGTTCTACGTGCCGGATGCCGCGATCAACACCGTGGAACACCCGCCGGAAAAGAGCTTTATCAAGGCCAGCCGCAAGCTGATGTTCCGCTGGTACGGCAACAACCTGCGCCAGAACTCCCGTGCCCTGGGCCTGGGTGTGCGTCGCCTGGGTCTGTTCACCAGCATCGTGTTGTTCGACCAGCGCGTGTCGATGTGGACTTCGCTGCTCGGCCTGACCGTGGCAATCATCGCCACCTTCAAGTACGGCGGCGCATTCATCCTGGCGTACCTGCTGTGGATCGGCATCACCCGCCTGATCCTGACCCTGCTGCTGTCGTGCTCCGGCCACAAGATCGGCCCGGCCTACCCGCTGATTCTCTATTACAACCAGATCATGGGCGCGCTGGTGAAGATCTACGTGTTCTTCCGCCTTGATCAACAGTCCTGGACTCGCCAGGACACCAAACTGACCCGCGATTTGGCCAGCTTTCAGCGTTGGTTCAACACCTGGTCGTCTCGGACCATGACCTTCTCCGCCGGCAGCATTTTCGTCGCCGTGTTGCTGATGATGGTCTGA
- a CDS encoding alginate biosynthesis protein Alg44: MNSQVNANVVHESEAQRQHARVKIPAKLRFFNTDRSQTEARVIDLSAGGLAFTATQPLNVGEVHKGRLQFVIDNLGLAMDVELQIRSYDRQTGRTGCQFQNLDAQDISTLRHLITSHLSGDIVTMGDVLATLQRDNFTKARKVKDGGSNMSAFGRLRAVTFSLAIFLVGLAAFGFVFKSIYGMYFVSHAQAGLVSVPGMNVTMPRDGTVQSLLKGDAVAAKGAPLATFSTSMLDVLKGHLDEDQLQPAKVEELFGKQMTGTLTSPCDCVVAQQLVADGQYASKGDVIFQLVPRGSQANVEARFTYRQFADVRPGTPVSFQVADEEQLRTGTIVSSTSLNSADLSSDIRVQIKPDAPLDSTYAGRPVEVTSDRGPSLNWLIDKAMAHGL; the protein is encoded by the coding sequence ATGAACAGCCAAGTAAACGCCAACGTTGTCCACGAATCCGAAGCTCAGCGCCAGCACGCCCGCGTGAAAATCCCGGCCAAACTGCGCTTTTTCAACACCGACCGCAGCCAGACTGAAGCACGGGTGATCGACCTGTCCGCCGGCGGCCTGGCGTTCACCGCCACGCAGCCGCTGAACGTCGGTGAAGTGCACAAGGGTCGCCTGCAATTTGTCATCGATAACCTCGGCCTGGCCATGGATGTCGAGCTGCAGATCCGCTCCTACGACCGCCAGACCGGCCGCACCGGTTGCCAGTTCCAGAACCTCGACGCCCAGGATATCTCCACCCTGCGCCACCTGATCACCTCGCACTTGTCCGGTGACATCGTGACCATGGGCGACGTACTGGCGACCCTGCAGCGCGACAACTTCACCAAGGCGCGCAAGGTCAAGGACGGCGGCAGCAACATGAGCGCCTTCGGTCGCCTGCGTGCCGTGACCTTCAGCCTGGCGATCTTCCTGGTGGGCCTGGCGGCGTTCGGGTTTGTCTTCAAGTCGATCTACGGCATGTACTTTGTCAGCCACGCCCAGGCCGGCCTGGTCAGCGTACCGGGCATGAACGTGACCATGCCGCGCGACGGCACCGTGCAAAGCCTGCTCAAAGGTGATGCGGTGGCCGCCAAGGGCGCGCCGCTGGCCACCTTCAGCACCAGCATGCTCGACGTGCTCAAGGGCCACCTCGACGAAGACCAACTGCAACCGGCCAAGGTCGAAGAACTGTTCGGCAAGCAAATGACCGGCACCCTGACGTCGCCGTGCGATTGCGTGGTAGCGCAGCAACTGGTCGCCGACGGCCAATACGCCAGCAAGGGCGACGTGATCTTCCAACTGGTGCCACGTGGCAGCCAGGCCAACGTCGAAGCGCGCTTCACGTACCGCCAGTTCGCCGACGTGCGCCCAGGTACGCCGGTGAGCTTCCAGGTCGCCGACGAAGAACAACTGCGCACCGGCACCATCGTCAGCAGCACCAGCCTGAACAGCGCCGACCTGTCCTCCGACATCCGCGTGCAGATCAAGCCTGACGCGCCGCTGGACAGCACCTACGCCGGTCGCCCGGTGGAAGTGACCAGCGACCGTGGCCCGTCGCTGAACTGGCTGATCGACAAAGCCATGGCTCACGGTCTGTAA
- the algK gene encoding alginate biosynthesis TPR repeat lipoprotein AlgK, protein MPVTLPNTPLTNVGAGLARDGIDSVHLQHRGARIAGKPAPSRSHFASAYCALALAISLAGCAGLPDQRLANEALKRGDTVTAQQNYQQLADLGYSEAQVGLADIQVGTRDPAQIKQAEATYRAAADTSPRAQARLGRLLVAKPGATEAEHHEAETLLKKAFANGEGNTLIPLAMLYLQYPHSFPNVNAQQQISQWQAAGYPEAGLAQVLLYRTQNTYDQHLDDVERICKAALSTTDICYVELATVYQKKAEPEKQAELLKQMEAGYSRGTVTAQRVDSVARVLGDASLGKTDEKTAQALLEKIAPGYPASWVSLAQLLYDFPELGDVEQMMKYLDNGRAADQPRAELLLGKLYYEGKWVPADAKAAEAHFEKAVGKEVAADYYLGQIYRRGYLGKVYPQKALDHLLTAARNGQNSADFAIAQLFSQGKGTKPDPVNAYVFGQLAKAQDTPQANDLAAQLEAPLTPEQRAQGQRLVQQELAARGTLAQSTLQLHALQEEDGEESL, encoded by the coding sequence ATGCCTGTGACTCTTCCGAATACACCGTTGACCAATGTGGGAGCCGGGCTTGCCCGCGATGGGATCGACTCGGTACATCTGCAACACCGAGGTGCCCGTATCGCAGGCAAGCCAGCTCCTTCCAGATCGCACTTCGCCTCGGCTTACTGCGCACTGGCCCTGGCTATCTCGCTGGCCGGTTGCGCCGGCCTGCCCGACCAACGTCTGGCCAACGAAGCGCTCAAGCGTGGCGACACCGTCACCGCGCAGCAGAATTACCAGCAACTGGCCGACCTGGGCTACAGCGAGGCCCAGGTGGGCCTGGCCGATATCCAGGTAGGCACCCGCGACCCGGCGCAGATCAAACAGGCCGAGGCCACGTACCGCGCCGCAGCGGATACCTCGCCTCGCGCCCAGGCGCGCCTGGGTCGCCTGCTGGTGGCCAAGCCCGGCGCTACCGAGGCCGAGCACCACGAAGCCGAAACCCTGCTGAAAAAAGCCTTTGCCAATGGCGAAGGCAACACCCTGATTCCCCTGGCGATGCTGTACCTGCAATACCCTCACAGCTTTCCCAACGTGAATGCCCAGCAGCAGATCAGCCAGTGGCAGGCGGCGGGTTACCCGGAAGCGGGCCTGGCCCAGGTGCTGCTGTATCGCACCCAGAACACCTACGATCAGCATCTGGATGATGTGGAGCGCATCTGCAAAGCCGCGCTGAGCACCACCGACATTTGCTACGTCGAACTGGCCACGGTCTACCAGAAGAAAGCCGAGCCGGAAAAACAGGCCGAACTGCTCAAGCAGATGGAAGCCGGCTACAGCCGTGGCACTGTCACCGCTCAACGGGTCGACAGCGTTGCCCGCGTATTGGGTGATGCCTCCCTGGGCAAGACCGACGAGAAAACCGCCCAGGCCCTGCTGGAAAAAATCGCCCCCGGCTACCCGGCTTCCTGGGTCAGCCTGGCGCAACTGCTCTACGACTTCCCCGAACTGGGCGACGTCGAGCAAATGATGAAATACCTGGACAACGGCCGCGCCGCCGACCAGCCGCGCGCTGAACTGTTGCTGGGCAAGCTCTATTACGAAGGCAAGTGGGTGCCGGCCGATGCCAAGGCTGCCGAGGCGCATTTCGAAAAGGCCGTAGGCAAGGAAGTGGCCGCCGATTACTACCTCGGCCAGATCTATCGCCGTGGCTACCTGGGCAAGGTCTACCCGCAAAAGGCCCTGGACCACTTGCTGACCGCTGCGCGCAACGGCCAGAACAGCGCCGATTTCGCCATCGCCCAATTGTTTTCCCAAGGCAAGGGCACCAAGCCCGACCCTGTCAATGCGTATGTCTTCGGCCAGTTGGCCAAGGCCCAGGACACGCCGCAGGCCAATGACCTGGCCGCTCAACTCGAAGCCCCGCTGACTCCTGAACAACGCGCCCAAGGCCAACGCCTGGTGCAACAGGAGCTGGCCGCACGCGGCACCCTGGCCCAAAGCACGCTGCAACTGCACGCCCTGCAAGAAGAAGACGGCGAGGAATCCCTATGA